In the Haloarcula salinisoli genome, CCGGCAGTGGTCGACGGGACAGTTTACGTCGGAAGTCACGACGCGAATGTGTACGCGTTGAGAGCCGACGACGGCACTGTGCAATGGTCATCCGACGCATGGGAGGATGTGCGTTCGTCCCCGGCAGTGGTCGACGGGACCGTCTACGTCGGGGAAGCCACCGTGTTCGCGTTGTCGGCGGCCGACGGCTCCCAGCAATGGGAGTATAGCACGGAGGGTAACACGACGTCGTCGCCGGCAGTGGGTGACGGAACCGTGTACGTGGTAACTCACGCCGGGAACGTGTACGCGCTGTCGGCGGCAGACGGCACCGAACAATGGATATCTCAGACAGGAGCTTCTGTCACGTCATCGCCGGGAGTGGTTGACGGTACCGTCTACGTCGGTGGTGGGGACGTTTTCGCGTTGTCGGCGGCCGACGGCACCCAGCAATGGAAGCACAGCACGGGGGGGTACGTGAACTCGTCGCCGGCAGTCGTTGATGACACCGTTTACGTCGGGGACCAGTCCGACAATGCTGTGTACGCGTTGTCTGTGGCGGACGGTAGTGAGCGATGGACATCCCGGATTGGAGCTTCTGTGTCATCATCGCCAGCAGTGGTCGATGACACCGTCTACGTCGGGGGCACTGTCTACGTCGGGGACAACGAGGACACTGTGTACGCGTTGTCGGCGGCAGACGGCACCGAAAAATGGTCCTACCAGACTGAGAGTGGCGTGAATTCGTCGCCGACAGTGGTCGATGGTACCGTCTACGTCGGGGATGACCACGGTACTGTGTACGCGTTGTCTGCTACGGACGGTACCGAGATATGGTCACATCGAGCGGGTGGGCGCCTGGCCTCACCTGTGGTGGTAGATGGTGTCGTCTACGTCGGGAGTTACGGTGACACTGTGTACGCGCTGTCGGAACAGTAGCCCGGTCACGACGTATATCCACCGCTACCGTCCGTAGACTACGAGAACGGACGTCGAGTCACTCCACGTTCGCCCGCTCTTCTAGTTCGACGAGCTTCCGGTAGATGGGCGGGCTGAGGATGCCGATGACGCCGAAGATGATGGCGAAGACGCCAAGCGGGAATTGCAGTTCCGGCGCGACAAAGCAGGGGTTCTCCGCGACGACGGTGGCGTAGTGCTCCTCGCCCTCGTAGACGATGATGGAGCCGTTCCGAATGGTGTCACCGTTGGGGAAGTCACCGGTGACGCGGGCTTCCCCGATCGGGTCGGCCAGCGCCTCGTCGAAGGCCGTCTGTTCGGCCTCGGAAAGGTTCTCGTAGTAGAGCGTCGGGAGCGTTCGGGGTCGTGATTCGTTGAACCGCTCGGTGGTCTCTTCGGGGCCCTCGACTGCTACGGTTGGTGAGTCACAGGTGGTGATGTCCTCCTGGATGATGGCGTAGCCGCCGGGGACCGCGGCGCCGATGCCGACGGCTACGACCAGGACGCCCACGAACGGCGCGATGTACGTAAAGAGGATCGACTCGTCGCTCATCTCAGGCCCCCATGTCGGTCCGTCGGGACCGCAGGAACTGGAAGGTCACTGCCAGACCGAGCCCGTAGGCCCAGTGGGCGACGAAGACGAAGGTCAGGTAGCCGACGAAGGCCAGCCCCTGCTGGTCCGTGTAGAACGCGACCGAGAACCCGGTCGCGACCAGCGTCGCGAACACCAGCCCCGTCTCGAACATCCGACGCCCGGGCAGGAACTCCTGGAAGGAGAGGAACAGAAGGGGCCAGATGATGGTCCCGCCGGCGAGGAACAGCGCGGCGCCGATTATCGCACTCGTTCCCAGCCCGACCAGCTCGGATATCTCGGCGAAGGAAGCGGGGTCTAACACACCGATGACGATGGCGGTCCCGATGCCGCCCGTCATCAGGAAGGTTCCGATAAAGCCCGCGACAGCGGCCATCGAGGCGTTCCGGTAGACGTTCTGGGCGACGCTGCCGACGCCGCCGAGCAGCCCCATCGGCTCCAGTTCCGGTGCGTACGAGCGGCGGGTGGTCTCGGGCTGGGCCGGCTCCATGTCGTACTTCTCGACCATCCGCTCCTCGAACCACTGCCACTCGCGGGTGAACTGGTTCGTCGCCTTCAGGTTCCACGGGTCGGTGGACTGGACCACGTCGCCGCGCCAGTACGAGACAAGCATATTGTAGAGCCACATCACGGCCGAGAGGCCGATAACGTA is a window encoding:
- a CDS encoding PQQ-binding-like beta-propeller repeat protein, whose product is MDRRSLLATTAGLLTASSAGCLRLSNQKRATATPSEAGTEGETTPDGEETEQDEEISGDISGAPMFQYDAANTGTSKDETGPQTPVGELWSFETGGSVEAPPAVVDGTVYVGSHDANVYALRADDGTVQWSSDAWEDVRSSPAVVDGTVYVGEATVFALSAADGSQQWEYSTEGNTTSSPAVGDGTVYVVTHAGNVYALSAADGTEQWISQTGASVTSSPGVVDGTVYVGGGDVFALSAADGTQQWKHSTGGYVNSSPAVVDDTVYVGDQSDNAVYALSVADGSERWTSRIGASVSSSPAVVDDTVYVGGTVYVGDNEDTVYALSAADGTEKWSYQTESGVNSSPTVVDGTVYVGDDHGTVYALSATDGTEIWSHRAGGRLASPVVVDGVVYVGSYGDTVYALSEQ